The Halococcus salifodinae DSM 8989 genome includes a window with the following:
- a CDS encoding DUF3784 domain-containing protein: protein MELLALPVSSALTVLVGLGVLVIGYLIKFRGWTFLLAGYDPTAVTDEAALADLAGGTIIRISLAIVVFGIVTAVGATSSLLETLFALAVLVAAVRLVYRIRKHTTV from the coding sequence ATGGAACTCCTCGCACTGCCCGTATCGAGTGCTCTAACCGTCCTCGTTGGTCTGGGTGTGCTGGTGATCGGCTATCTCATCAAGTTCCGCGGCTGGACGTTTCTCCTCGCCGGTTACGATCCGACCGCCGTCACCGACGAGGCGGCGCTCGCCGATCTCGCGGGTGGAACCATCATCCGGATCAGTCTCGCTATCGTTGTTTTCGGGATCGTCACCGCCGTCGGAGCCACCTCCTCGCTGCTCGAAACGCTCTTCGCGCTCGCCGTTCTCGTCGCCGCTGTCCGACTCGTCTATCGGATCCGGAAGCACACGACGGTCTGA